Proteins found in one Balaenoptera musculus isolate JJ_BM4_2016_0621 chromosome 4, mBalMus1.pri.v3, whole genome shotgun sequence genomic segment:
- the GPR87 gene encoding G-protein coupled receptor 87 has protein sequence ASPTDNALHGPGNHTPSNTSDGPGKNTTINNEFDTVVLPGLYLVIFVASILLNGLAVWIFFHIRNKTSFIFYLKNIVVADLIMTLTFPFRIVHDAGFGPWYFKFILCRYTSVLFYANMYTSIVFLGLISIDRYLKVVKPFGDSRMYSITFTKILSLGVWVLMAVLSLPNIILTNGQPTRENIHECMKLKSPLGVKWHKAIIYVNSCLFVVVLVMLIGCYIAISRYIHKSSRQFISQSSRKRKHNQSIRVVVAVFFTCFLPYHLCRIPFTFSHLDRLLDESAHKILYYAKEMTLFLSACNVCLDPIIYFFMCRSFSRRLFKKSNIRTRSESIRSLQSVRRSEVRIYYDYTDV, from the coding sequence GCTTCTCCTACAGATAATGCGCTGCACGGTCCAGGGAATCACACCCCAAGTAACACAAGCGATGGACCCGGAAAGAACACCACCATTAACAACGAATTTGACACTGTCGTCTTGCCTGGGCTTTACCTCGTTATATTTGTGGCAAGCATCTTGCTGAATGGTCTAGCAGTGTGGATCTTCTTCCACATTAGGAATAAAACCAGCTTCATATTTTATCTCAAGAACATAGTGGTTGCTGACCTCATAATGACGCTGACATTTCCATTTCGAATAGTCCACGATGCAGGATTTGGACCTTGGTACTTCAAGTTTATCCTCTGCAGATACACTTCGGTTTTATTTTACGCCAACATGTACACTTCCATCGTGTTTCTTGGGCTGATAAGCATTGATCGCTACCTGAAGGTGGTAAAGCCATTTGGCGACTCTCGCATGTACAGCATAACCTTTACAAAGATTTTATCTCTTGGTGTCTGGGTGCTCATGGCTGTTCTGTCCTTGCCAAACATCATTCTAACAAACGGTCAACCAACTAGGGAAAACATTCATGAGTGCATGAAACTTAAGAGTCCTTTGGGAGTGAAATGGCATAAGGCCATCATTTATGTCAATAGCTGCTTGTTTGTGGTTGTGCTAGTGATGCTGATAGGATGTTACATAGCCATATCCAGGTACATCCACAAATCCAGCAGGCAATTCATAAGCCAGTCAAGCCGAAAGCGAAAACATAACCAGAGCATTAGAGTGGTCGTGGCTGTGTTTTTCACCTGTTTTCTACCCTATCACTTGTGCaggattccttttacttttagTCACTTGGACAGACTTTTAGATGAATCGGCACACAAAATCCTATATTACGCCAAAGAAATGACACTTTTCTTGTCTGCGTGCAACGTGTGCCTGGATccaataatttacttttttatgtgtCGCTCATTTTCAAGAAGACTGTTCAAGAAATCAAATATCAGAACAAGGAGTGAAAGCATCCGATCACTGCAAAGTGTCAGAAGATCAGAGGTCCGCATATACTATGATTATACTGATGTGTAG